The Lutibacter sp. Hel_I_33_5 genome has a window encoding:
- the mtaB gene encoding tRNA (N(6)-L-threonylcarbamoyladenosine(37)-C(2))-methylthiotransferase MtaB, protein MITDKKVAFYTLGCKLNFSETSTIARNFVNEGFDRVDFDQKADVYVINTCSVTDNADKRFKTIVKSALKQNEEAFIIGVGCYAQLKPEELANVDGVDLVLGATEKFNVTSYINDLTKNDVGQVHSCEIEDADFYVGSYSIGDRTRAFLKVQDGCDYKCTYCTIPLARGISRSDTLENVLHNAKEISSKGIKEIVLTGVNIGDYGKGEFGNKKHEHTFYELVKALDDVEGIHRLRISSIEPNLLKDETINFVANSKTFVPHFHIPLQSGSDELLKKMKRRYLRKTYTDRVAAIKNIMPNACIGVDVIVGFPGETDELFLETYTYLNDLDISYLHVFTYSERPNTEAVLLDGIVPKKVRAKRSKMLRGLSVKKRRAFYETQLGNTLNVLFESENKEGYIYGFTENYVKVKSPWNPELVNTIHAIKLTKIDEDGIVRFDFVKESVTL, encoded by the coding sequence ATGATTACAGATAAAAAAGTAGCTTTTTATACGTTAGGATGTAAATTAAATTTTTCTGAAACTTCTACTATTGCTAGAAATTTTGTGAATGAAGGTTTTGATCGTGTAGATTTTGACCAAAAAGCTGACGTTTATGTAATTAACACCTGTTCTGTTACAGATAATGCTGATAAACGTTTTAAAACCATTGTAAAGTCTGCTTTAAAGCAAAACGAAGAGGCTTTTATTATTGGTGTTGGATGCTATGCACAGTTGAAGCCAGAAGAATTAGCAAATGTTGATGGTGTAGATTTAGTGTTGGGAGCAACCGAAAAGTTTAATGTTACTAGTTATATAAACGATTTAACTAAAAATGATGTTGGACAAGTTCATTCTTGTGAAATTGAAGATGCAGATTTTTATGTTGGCTCCTATTCTATTGGCGATAGAACACGTGCGTTTTTAAAAGTACAAGATGGCTGCGATTATAAATGTACCTATTGCACCATTCCTCTTGCTCGTGGAATTTCTAGAAGCGATACCTTAGAAAATGTTTTGCACAATGCAAAAGAAATTTCTTCTAAAGGAATTAAAGAAATTGTTTTAACGGGTGTAAATATTGGCGATTATGGAAAAGGTGAGTTTGGCAATAAAAAACACGAACATACTTTTTATGAATTAGTAAAAGCATTGGATGATGTGGAAGGAATTCATCGATTACGAATTTCGTCTATAGAACCAAATTTATTAAAAGACGAAACCATCAATTTTGTTGCAAACTCAAAAACATTTGTACCCCATTTTCATATTCCGTTACAATCTGGTAGCGATGAATTATTAAAGAAAATGAAGCGTAGGTATTTACGTAAAACATATACTGATAGAGTTGCTGCTATAAAAAATATAATGCCAAATGCTTGTATTGGTGTTGATGTTATTGTTGGTTTCCCTGGAGAAACAGACGAATTGTTTTTAGAAACTTATACTTATTTAAACGATCTAGATATTTCATACTTACACGTATTTACGTATTCTGAAAGACCAAACACAGAAGCTGTTTTGTTAGACGGAATTGTACCAAAAAAAGTACGCGCTAAACGAAGTAAAATGTTACGTGGTTTATCTGTAAAAAAGCGAAGAGCTTTTTATGAAACTCAGCTTGGAAACACACTAAATGTACTGTTTGAAAGCGAAAATAAAGAAGGTTATATTTATGGTTTTACAGAAAATTATGTGAAAGTAAAATCGCCTTGGAATCCTGAATTGGTAAATACCATTCACGCTATAAAATTGACGAAAATTGATGAAGATGGTATAGTTCGATTTGATTTTGTAAAAGAAAGTGTAACTTTATAA
- a CDS encoding nitronate monooxygenase family protein yields the protein MQNKITQLFNINYPIIQGGMVWVSGWKLASAVSNAGGLGLIGAGSMYPEVLREHIQKCKNATNKPFGVNVPMLYPDIEKIMDIIVEEGVKIVFTSAGNPKTWTSFLKGRGITVAHVVSSVKFALKAETAGVDAIVCEGFEAGGHNGREETTTFTLIPMVKEKVKIPVIAAGGIATGRGMLAAMVLGADGVQIGSRFAATEESSAHQNFKEAISNVKDGDTQLTLKELAPVRLIKNKFYLQLQELYKHNPTVEELKELLGRARAKKGMFEGDLENGELEIGQIAGLIDSIKPAKEVLDEIIKEFETLKSLDF from the coding sequence ATGCAAAATAAAATCACACAACTTTTTAATATCAATTATCCTATAATTCAAGGAGGCATGGTTTGGGTTTCTGGTTGGAAATTAGCTTCAGCTGTTTCAAATGCTGGTGGATTAGGATTAATTGGTGCGGGTTCTATGTATCCAGAAGTGTTAAGAGAGCATATTCAAAAATGTAAGAATGCAACTAATAAACCATTTGGTGTAAATGTACCGATGTTGTATCCAGATATTGAAAAAATCATGGATATAATTGTTGAAGAAGGAGTGAAGATCGTATTTACATCTGCTGGGAATCCGAAAACTTGGACATCATTTTTAAAAGGAAGAGGTATTACTGTTGCGCATGTTGTAAGTTCTGTGAAATTTGCTTTAAAAGCAGAAACTGCTGGTGTTGATGCTATAGTTTGTGAAGGTTTTGAAGCTGGTGGACATAATGGGAGAGAAGAAACAACTACGTTTACTTTAATTCCGATGGTCAAAGAAAAAGTTAAGATTCCTGTGATAGCTGCTGGAGGAATTGCCACTGGAAGAGGCATGTTGGCTGCGATGGTTTTAGGAGCTGATGGTGTACAAATAGGAAGTAGATTTGCAGCAACAGAAGAATCCTCTGCGCATCAAAATTTTAAAGAAGCAATCTCTAATGTTAAAGATGGAGATACTCAATTGACATTAAAAGAATTAGCGCCAGTTCGGTTAATCAAAAATAAATTTTATTTACAACTACAAGAATTGTATAAACATAATCCTACAGTAGAAGAGTTAAAAGAATTATTGGGTAGGGCACGAGCTAAAAAAGGTATGTTTGAAGGTGATTTAGAGAATGGAGAGCTTGAAATTGGTCAAATAGCAGGATTAATTGACAGTATAAAACCAGCCAAAGAAGTTTTAGATGAGATCATTAAGGAATTTGAAACGCTAAAATCACTTGATTTTTAA
- a CDS encoding lytic transglycosylase domain-containing protein, which produces MKKSVRYLSIVSLLLITILFFNVIGVKNIPFLKNVSEKYEIKALKLPNNLNLAGERVPIERENIRERMDRELLVNTYWQSNGLLLLKRANKYFPILEPLLRKYGLPDDFKYLAMAESGFTDETSSAGAAGMWHFMKGTGREYGLEINKNVDERYHIEKATKVAARYLKRSKKRFGTWTLAAAAYNAGNAGVARRLKAQKVSSYYDVLLHKETERYVFRIVALKEIISNPEKYGFVYDKEDLYTLPETYTIEIDSAITNIASFAKKFGTNYKQLKIHNPWLRENKLNNKSRKLYDIKIPVK; this is translated from the coding sequence ATGAAAAAATCAGTACGCTATTTATCTATTGTCAGTTTATTATTAATCACTATTTTATTTTTCAATGTAATTGGGGTAAAAAACATCCCTTTTTTAAAGAATGTAAGTGAAAAATATGAAATAAAAGCATTAAAACTTCCTAATAACCTTAATCTTGCAGGCGAAAGAGTCCCGATAGAAAGAGAAAATATTAGAGAGCGAATGGATAGAGAATTGTTGGTAAATACGTATTGGCAATCAAACGGATTATTATTATTAAAACGTGCAAATAAATACTTTCCAATCTTAGAACCTTTATTAAGAAAGTACGGATTACCAGATGATTTTAAGTATTTAGCCATGGCAGAAAGTGGTTTTACTGATGAAACCTCTTCAGCTGGAGCAGCAGGAATGTGGCATTTTATGAAAGGAACGGGTCGCGAATATGGCTTAGAAATCAACAAAAATGTTGATGAACGGTATCATATAGAAAAAGCGACTAAAGTTGCCGCTAGGTATTTAAAGAGATCAAAAAAACGTTTTGGAACTTGGACATTAGCTGCTGCTGCATATAATGCTGGAAATGCTGGCGTAGCAAGAAGGTTAAAAGCACAAAAAGTATCTAGTTATTACGATGTCTTATTACATAAAGAAACTGAACGATATGTTTTTAGAATTGTGGCATTAAAAGAAATTATTTCTAACCCAGAAAAATACGGTTTTGTATATGATAAAGAAGACTTATATACCTTGCCAGAAACCTATACTATAGAAATAGACTCAGCAATTACAAACATTGCATCGTTTGCTAAAAAGTTTGGTACTAACTATAAACAGTTAAAAATTCACAATCCTTGGTTACGTGAAAATAAGCTCAATAATAAATCAAGGAAGTTATACGATATAAAGATTCCCGTAAAATAA
- a CDS encoding cold-shock protein: MKGTVKFFNESKGFGFITEEGTNKEHFVHVSGLIDEVRENDEVEFELKEGRKGLNAVDVKVI, encoded by the coding sequence ATGAAAGGTACCGTAAAATTTTTCAACGAATCTAAAGGATTTGGATTCATTACTGAAGAAGGAACAAACAAAGAACATTTTGTTCATGTTTCTGGCTTAATCGACGAAGTTAGAGAAAACGACGAAGTTGAATTCGAGTTGAAAGAAGGTAGAAAAGGATTAAACGCAGTAGACGTAAAAGTTATTTAA
- a CDS encoding DUF6438 domain-containing protein: MKLILSICLLLLVACAENQKKEKKQTTTPTIKTEVKVEETPSAIDSLEIIEKEVIEEVEVIEEINYNLVSIKKEACDGDCPEFEVTISKLDSILNFNGIKNVALEGEHQLKLTSEQYSEIIKRLDSIRTVTLSKSYLDTSKTFLSTTTLTIEKDTVTVNLWKDTPEQLTNMYIYIEDLLYDQKYLEE; this comes from the coding sequence ATGAAACTAATTCTATCTATTTGCTTATTGCTTTTGGTTGCTTGCGCGGAAAATCAAAAAAAAGAAAAAAAACAGACAACTACCCCTACTATTAAAACTGAAGTTAAGGTAGAAGAAACTCCTTCCGCTATAGATTCTTTAGAAATAATTGAAAAAGAAGTTATTGAAGAAGTTGAAGTTATAGAAGAAATCAATTATAATTTAGTTTCGATAAAAAAAGAAGCCTGTGATGGAGATTGTCCGGAATTTGAAGTTACAATTTCTAAACTAGATAGTATTTTAAATTTTAACGGTATTAAAAATGTTGCGTTAGAAGGCGAACATCAATTAAAATTAACATCAGAGCAATATTCAGAAATTATAAAGAGACTAGATTCTATAAGAACTGTAACACTTTCAAAATCGTATTTAGATACATCAAAAACCTTTTTGTCTACCACGACCCTTACTATAGAAAAAGATACAGTTACAGTAAACCTTTGGAAAGACACACCAGAACAGCTAACAAATATGTACATCTATATTGAAGATCTTTTATATGATCAAAAATATTTAGAAGAATAA
- a CDS encoding alpha/beta hydrolase yields the protein MGKTPIYFVPGLAANAKIFEFITLPKEKYELYFLEWLIPLSTNESIEEYAKRMCEKITHQNPVLIGVSFGGVMVQEMSKIIATKKLIIISSIKSNQEFPKRLKFAQITKAYKLFPTKIIINIEEYAKYFYGDYLKKRAELYKTYLSLRDPVYLQWAIYNVLHWQQKETTKDIIHIHGTKDLVFPIKNINNSKQVEDGTHAMILTKGKMISKILETECFL from the coding sequence ATGGGTAAAACGCCTATTTATTTTGTTCCTGGTTTAGCTGCCAATGCAAAGATTTTTGAGTTTATCACATTACCCAAAGAAAAGTATGAGCTTTATTTCTTAGAATGGCTAATTCCGCTTTCTACAAACGAATCTATTGAAGAGTATGCAAAAAGAATGTGTGAGAAAATTACACATCAAAATCCAGTTTTAATTGGTGTTTCTTTTGGTGGTGTTATGGTACAAGAAATGAGTAAAATTATTGCTACTAAAAAATTAATCATTATTTCAAGTATTAAAAGTAATCAAGAATTTCCAAAACGATTAAAATTTGCGCAGATTACTAAAGCTTATAAATTATTTCCGACTAAAATAATTATCAATATAGAAGAATACGCAAAATACTTTTATGGCGATTATTTAAAAAAACGAGCCGAACTATATAAAACCTATTTATCGTTAAGAGATCCTGTCTATTTACAATGGGCGATTTACAACGTTTTACATTGGCAACAAAAAGAAACAACAAAAGACATTATTCATATCCACGGTACAAAAGACCTTGTTTTTCCTATAAAAAACATCAACAACTCTAAACAAGTTGAAGACGGAACTCATGCAATGATTTTAACAAAAGGAAAAATGATTTCAAAAATTTTAGAAACGGAATGCTTTTTGTAA
- the purB gene encoding adenylosuccinate lyase, whose product MNLTELNAISPIDGRYRNKVSILANYFSEEALIKYRVKVEIEYFIALCEIPLPQLADFNTDLFEDLRKIYIGFSADDALKIKDIESVTNHDVKAVEYFIKEKFDALSLQKYKEFIHFGLTSQDINNTAIPLSIKDAMNEAYIPAYFSLIERLQELVIEWKDISMLARTHGQPASPTRLGKEVDVFVVRLKEQLNLLNDIPSAAKFGGATGNFNAHKVAYPSIDWKEFGGKFVQEKLSLHHSFPTTQIEHYDHMAALFDGLKRINTIIIDLDRDFWTYVSMDYFKQKIKAGEVGSSAMPHKVNPIDFENSEGNLGIANAIFEHLSAKLPISRLQRDLTDSTVLRNVGVPFGHTLIGFSSTLKGLNKLLLNKEKFEQDLENNWAVVAEAIQTILRREAYPNPYEALKGLTRTNEKINQKSIADFIDTLDVSSAIKNELKAITPANYTGI is encoded by the coding sequence ATGAACTTAACAGAACTAAATGCTATTTCGCCAATTGATGGTAGATACCGCAACAAAGTATCGATTCTTGCAAATTATTTTTCGGAAGAAGCTTTAATAAAATATAGAGTAAAAGTAGAAATTGAATATTTTATTGCACTTTGCGAAATTCCGCTTCCACAATTAGCTGATTTTAACACTGATTTATTTGAGGATTTACGTAAGATATATATCGGTTTTTCTGCCGATGATGCACTGAAAATTAAAGATATTGAAAGCGTAACTAATCACGATGTAAAAGCTGTTGAGTATTTTATCAAAGAAAAATTTGACGCGTTAAGTCTTCAAAAATATAAAGAATTTATTCACTTCGGATTAACTTCTCAAGACATTAACAATACGGCAATTCCTTTATCTATTAAGGATGCAATGAATGAAGCATATATTCCTGCTTATTTTTCTTTAATAGAAAGATTACAAGAATTAGTCATTGAATGGAAAGATATTTCTATGTTGGCAAGAACACATGGTCAGCCGGCTTCTCCTACTAGGTTAGGTAAAGAAGTTGACGTTTTTGTTGTTCGATTAAAAGAGCAATTAAATTTATTAAACGATATTCCAAGTGCTGCAAAGTTTGGTGGTGCAACTGGTAATTTTAACGCACATAAAGTAGCATATCCATCAATTGATTGGAAAGAATTTGGCGGTAAATTTGTTCAAGAAAAATTGAGTTTACATCATTCTTTTCCAACAACACAAATAGAGCATTACGATCATATGGCGGCTTTATTTGATGGTTTAAAACGTATCAATACTATTATTATAGATTTAGATAGAGATTTTTGGACCTATGTTTCGATGGATTATTTTAAGCAAAAAATTAAAGCTGGAGAAGTTGGTTCTTCTGCAATGCCTCATAAAGTAAATCCGATTGATTTTGAAAATTCTGAAGGAAATTTAGGAATAGCAAATGCAATTTTTGAGCATTTATCTGCAAAGTTACCAATTTCTAGATTACAGCGTGATTTAACAGATAGTACTGTTTTACGTAATGTTGGTGTACCATTTGGACATACATTAATTGGTTTTTCTTCCACTTTAAAAGGATTAAATAAATTATTGTTAAACAAAGAAAAGTTTGAACAAGATTTAGAAAATAATTGGGCAGTGGTTGCAGAAGCAATTCAGACTATTTTAAGACGTGAAGCATATCCAAATCCTTATGAAGCATTAAAAGGATTGACGAGAACTAACGAAAAAATCAATCAAAAATCAATTGCTGATTTTATTGATACGCTAGACGTTTCTTCTGCAATAAAAAATGAATTAAAAGCAATTACTCCTGCTAATTACACGGGAATATAA
- a CDS encoding toxin-antitoxin system YwqK family antitoxin: protein MNLYSQDSIVNYLDNKGNTIKDKSKARFIETIVKKDSLFLKTKYFRDGKISKKGYHLNDEKYTPVGQVFDYHFNGSIQKITEYNDESKKHGVEKFWFYNGNLDHISFYDNDKKVGVWKYFHINGKKACRRYFNEGEVIKTLFYDINGVKTASGFTEFTTPKFKNGSKKNIYKELKNLTRKINFKTNLKIKGTIYINFLVDTNGKVSSVVINDNIPNRIKNIIYKFFKESKEWTSAKYMNRNVPYSYNLPLTFY, encoded by the coding sequence ATGAATCTTTATTCACAAGATTCAATAGTAAATTACCTGGATAACAAAGGAAATACTATTAAAGACAAATCTAAAGCGAGATTTATTGAAACAATAGTAAAAAAAGATTCCTTATTTCTTAAAACCAAGTATTTCAGGGATGGTAAAATTTCAAAAAAAGGGTATCATCTAAATGATGAAAAATACACGCCAGTAGGACAAGTATTTGATTATCATTTTAATGGAAGTATTCAGAAAATTACTGAGTATAATGACGAGTCAAAAAAACATGGAGTTGAAAAATTTTGGTTTTATAATGGAAACTTAGACCATATTAGTTTTTATGATAATGATAAAAAAGTAGGTGTTTGGAAATATTTTCACATAAATGGTAAAAAAGCATGTAGAAGATATTTTAATGAAGGAGAAGTTATTAAAACCTTGTTTTATGATATTAATGGTGTCAAAACAGCTTCTGGATTTACAGAATTTACTACTCCGAAATTCAAAAATGGAAGTAAAAAAAATATTTATAAAGAGTTAAAAAACTTAACAAGGAAAATAAATTTTAAAACTAATTTAAAAATAAAAGGTACGATATATATCAATTTTCTAGTGGATACAAATGGAAAAGTATCTTCAGTTGTAATTAATGACAATATTCCAAACAGAATTAAAAATATAATTTATAAATTTTTTAAAGAATCTAAAGAGTGGACATCAGCAAAGTATATGAACCGAAATGTACCTTATTCTTATAATCTGCCTTTAACTTTTTATTGA
- a CDS encoding adenylosuccinate lyase codes for MSRKWIESILNDVENAMRINRNNAANIVWDNPDLFEDLLYMSFEVDNKQSIKAAWVLEWVCTHKSLDLIIPHLDFFTQNIKNVHFDSALRPCAKICEHLAVAYTSKNSNLTKDAIIPEHIELIIETGFDWLITPQKIAVRAYTMQALYLFGLEKDWVHPELRHLISTKIIHESKGCKARGRKILQLIEKHQQRAL; via the coding sequence ATGAGTAGAAAATGGATTGAATCTATACTCAATGATGTTGAAAACGCTATGCGTATAAACAGAAATAATGCAGCAAATATTGTTTGGGACAACCCAGATTTATTTGAAGATTTATTATATATGAGTTTTGAGGTTGATAATAAGCAATCTATAAAAGCTGCTTGGGTTTTAGAATGGGTTTGCACGCATAAAAGTTTAGATTTAATTATTCCACATCTAGATTTTTTCACCCAGAACATAAAAAATGTTCATTTTGATAGTGCTTTAAGACCCTGTGCAAAAATTTGTGAACATTTAGCAGTTGCTTACACATCAAAAAACAGCAACTTGACAAAAGATGCGATCATACCAGAACACATTGAACTTATTATTGAAACTGGTTTCGATTGGTTAATCACGCCACAAAAAATTGCTGTAAGAGCTTATACTATGCAAGCTTTATATCTTTTTGGATTAGAAAAAGATTGGGTGCATCCAGAATTAAGGCATTTAATTAGTACAAAAATTATACACGAAAGCAAAGGTTGTAAAGCAAGAGGAAGAAAGATTTTACAATTAATCGAAAAACACCAGCAAAGAGCTTTATAA
- a CDS encoding toxin-antitoxin system YwqK family antitoxin, which yields MINIKRVFIVLGLIIFFLPTTFAQKVNQFDKNNKRTGVWKKYYNNKRLRYVGKFVNGKEVGVFKYYDITTTSHPTIIKKFSTTSDSASVKHYTLKGKLRSKGMMIGRNRVGKWIYYFSNGKLFSEENYVEGKLEGDVKNYFNNEKIAEHCEYKNGVKQGVSKKYSDQGILIEEMNYAEGKANGIAKYFNLKGDLKEEGSYKNGKRSGKWDFYIGGKKVSKKEAKKQAAFDKSKSGTPKN from the coding sequence ATGATAAATATAAAAAGAGTATTTATAGTTTTAGGATTAATTATCTTTTTTTTGCCAACAACTTTTGCGCAAAAAGTAAATCAGTTTGATAAAAATAACAAACGCACTGGAGTTTGGAAAAAATACTATAACAATAAACGTTTACGATATGTAGGTAAATTTGTAAACGGTAAGGAAGTAGGTGTTTTTAAATATTATGATATTACTACAACATCGCATCCAACAATCATCAAGAAATTTTCTACAACATCAGACTCAGCTTCTGTTAAGCATTATACACTAAAAGGAAAGTTACGCAGTAAAGGAATGATGATTGGTAGAAATAGAGTAGGAAAGTGGATCTATTATTTTTCTAACGGAAAATTGTTTTCTGAAGAAAATTATGTTGAAGGAAAGTTAGAAGGCGATGTAAAAAACTACTTTAATAATGAAAAAATAGCTGAGCATTGTGAATATAAAAATGGTGTAAAACAAGGAGTTTCTAAAAAATATTCTGATCAAGGAATATTGATAGAAGAAATGAATTATGCTGAAGGAAAAGCAAACGGAATTGCTAAATATTTTAATCTAAAAGGAGATTTAAAAGAAGAAGGAAGTTATAAAAACGGAAAGCGCTCTGGTAAATGGGATTTTTATATAGGTGGAAAAAAAGTATCTAAAAAAGAAGCCAAAAAACAAGCTGCCTTTGATAAATCTAAAAGCGGTACTCCTAAAAATTAA
- the mnmA gene encoding tRNA 2-thiouridine(34) synthase MnmA, producing the protein MKRVIVGLSGGVDSSVTAYLLKEQGYEVIGLFMKNWHDDSVTISNDCPWLEDSNDAMIVAEKLGIPFQTVDLSVQYKERIVDYMFAEYEKGRTPNPDILCNREIKFDVFMDIALKLGADYVATGHYCRKTEEKINGETIYKLLAGKDVNKDQSYFLCQLSQEQLSKALFPIGELTKPEVREIAKKADLITAEKKDSQGLCFIGKVKLPDFLQQQLQPKEGVIVQIPDDNPQYIREIPSFTSKDDELTYFSRKYTYNLEDGKVVGKHQGAHYFTKGQRKGLAVGGTKEPLFVIETDVEKNIIYTGEGKNHKGLYRNVLFVSNEELHWIREDLRLNEGESLEVEARIRYRQTLEKATIFQVENGLYVSFDNQQSAIQEGQFVAWYINEELLGSGVIC; encoded by the coding sequence ATGAAAAGAGTAATAGTAGGACTTTCTGGTGGTGTAGATAGTAGTGTTACAGCATATTTGTTAAAAGAACAAGGATACGAAGTTATTGGGCTTTTTATGAAAAACTGGCATGATGATTCTGTTACTATTTCTAACGATTGTCCATGGCTAGAGGATAGCAATGATGCTATGATTGTAGCAGAGAAATTAGGAATCCCTTTTCAAACTGTAGATTTAAGCGTTCAATACAAAGAACGTATTGTAGATTATATGTTTGCCGAGTATGAAAAAGGGAGAACACCAAATCCAGATATTCTTTGTAACCGAGAAATTAAGTTTGATGTTTTTATGGATATCGCTCTTAAATTAGGAGCAGATTATGTGGCTACTGGGCATTATTGCAGAAAAACTGAGGAAAAAATTAATGGTGAAACCATTTATAAATTATTAGCAGGTAAAGATGTAAATAAAGATCAGTCATATTTTTTATGTCAATTATCTCAAGAACAATTATCTAAGGCGTTATTTCCTATTGGTGAATTAACGAAGCCAGAAGTAAGAGAAATCGCAAAAAAAGCTGATTTAATTACTGCGGAGAAAAAAGATTCGCAAGGACTTTGTTTTATCGGTAAGGTAAAATTACCCGATTTTTTACAACAACAATTACAACCAAAAGAAGGAGTAATAGTTCAAATTCCTGATGATAATCCTCAATATATTAGAGAAATACCGAGTTTTACTTCCAAAGATGATGAACTAACTTATTTTTCAAGAAAATACACCTATAATTTAGAAGATGGAAAAGTTGTAGGGAAACATCAAGGAGCACATTATTTTACTAAAGGACAACGTAAAGGGTTAGCAGTTGGAGGAACAAAAGAACCATTATTTGTTATAGAAACTGATGTTGAGAAAAATATAATTTACACAGGTGAAGGAAAAAATCATAAAGGTTTGTACAGAAATGTGTTGTTTGTTTCTAATGAAGAACTCCACTGGATTCGTGAAGATTTACGATTAAATGAAGGAGAATCTCTAGAAGTTGAAGCAAGAATTAGATATAGACAAACATTAGAAAAAGCGACTATTTTTCAAGTTGAAAATGGATTGTATGTTTCGTTTGATAATCAACAATCTGCCATTCAAGAAGGTCAATTCGTTGCCTGGTATATAAATGAAGAACTACTTGGTTCTGGAGTAATTTGTTAG